Proteins from a genomic interval of Nitrospina gracilis Nb-211:
- the ileS gene encoding isoleucine--tRNA ligase gives MDYKDTLNLPQTDFPMKANLVQREPEALAAWEAEDIYQRIREASKGRPKYVFHDGPPYANGHIHMGHALNKVLKDFIVRIMTMKGFDATFVPGWDCHGLPIEHQVGKELKSKKQDLGKNEVRKLCREYAARFVEVQKEEFKRLGVFADWDKPYLTMSFGYEGTIVREFLKFLESGMVYKGLKPVHWCTHCQTALAEAEVEYADHNSPSIYVKFAVKSGWKGQLEGVDEKKASFVIWTTTPWTLPANLAVCLHPDFEYTAVEIAGEQYIVAAERLSALILEWDVTDYKVLGKCAGKELEGVVCQHPFIDRESPVILGDHVTLEQGTGCVHTAPGHGQEDYIVGLKYGLDTYNPVDDGGVFKPEVEFFGGQFVMKANPEIIKKLEELGKLIHQDRVDHSYPHCWRCRTPIIFRATAQWFISMDDKGLRQKALAEIDKTRWVPHWGRERIHGMIENRPDWCVSRQRAWGVPITVFTCIECDTTLTDMAAYEPVVAAVEKEGADCWFEKEVKDLLPAGTKCACGSTEFKKEMDILDVWFDSGVSHAAVLEPDPNLQWPADLYLEGSDQHRGWFHSSLLEAVATRNAAPYKTVLTHGYVVDGKGKKMSKSAGNVIAPQKIIDQYGAEILRLWVASENYREDIRISHEILKRLTEAYRKIRNTFRFLLGNLSDFDPKADRVPIDEMEEIDHYILYRFKKVNERIQKAFEEFEFHVFYHTFYNFCIVDLSAFYLDILKDRLYTYPKTSKGRRSGQTAMYDLLKGMAQMMAPILSFTADEVWKYMADDGSKEESVHLSVFPDLSGVTFSDELAAKWERIKDLKGEVSKALELRRREKVIGHSLDASVRIAAPEAMRPFLESERNALKFIFIVSQVEMVPQLDGDAYQSDVIEGLKIGVQPAPGKKCERCWNYFVEAEASGEHPGICQRCATHLESAQA, from the coding sequence ATGGATTACAAAGACACCCTGAACCTGCCGCAGACGGATTTTCCCATGAAGGCCAACCTCGTGCAGAGGGAGCCGGAAGCGCTGGCGGCGTGGGAGGCGGAGGACATTTACCAACGCATCCGCGAGGCGTCGAAGGGCCGCCCGAAGTACGTCTTCCACGACGGCCCGCCGTACGCCAACGGCCATATCCACATGGGGCACGCGCTCAACAAGGTGCTCAAGGATTTCATCGTGCGCATCATGACGATGAAGGGATTCGACGCCACGTTCGTGCCGGGCTGGGACTGCCACGGCCTGCCCATCGAGCACCAGGTCGGCAAGGAGCTCAAGAGCAAAAAGCAGGACCTGGGCAAGAACGAGGTACGCAAGCTGTGCCGGGAGTACGCCGCCCGTTTCGTGGAGGTGCAGAAGGAAGAGTTCAAGCGGCTGGGCGTGTTCGCCGACTGGGACAAGCCATACCTCACCATGAGCTTCGGCTATGAAGGCACCATCGTCCGCGAGTTTTTGAAGTTTCTCGAATCCGGCATGGTGTACAAGGGCCTCAAGCCCGTGCACTGGTGCACGCATTGCCAGACGGCGCTGGCCGAGGCGGAAGTGGAGTACGCCGATCACAACTCGCCGTCCATCTACGTCAAGTTTGCGGTGAAGTCGGGGTGGAAGGGTCAGCTCGAGGGCGTGGACGAGAAAAAAGCGTCGTTCGTCATCTGGACCACCACGCCGTGGACGCTTCCCGCCAACCTCGCCGTGTGCCTGCACCCGGACTTCGAGTACACCGCCGTCGAGATCGCGGGCGAGCAATACATCGTGGCGGCGGAGCGGCTGTCGGCGCTCATCCTCGAATGGGACGTCACCGATTACAAGGTGCTTGGCAAATGCGCGGGCAAGGAGCTGGAAGGTGTCGTCTGCCAGCATCCGTTCATCGACCGCGAGTCGCCGGTGATCCTGGGCGACCACGTCACCCTCGAGCAGGGCACCGGTTGCGTGCACACCGCACCGGGGCACGGTCAGGAGGACTACATCGTCGGCCTCAAGTACGGGCTGGATACATACAATCCCGTGGACGACGGCGGCGTGTTCAAGCCGGAGGTTGAGTTTTTCGGCGGCCAGTTCGTGATGAAGGCCAACCCGGAGATCATCAAGAAGCTGGAAGAACTGGGCAAACTGATCCATCAGGACCGCGTCGATCACTCCTACCCGCACTGCTGGCGGTGCCGCACGCCGATCATCTTCCGCGCCACGGCGCAGTGGTTCATTTCGATGGATGACAAGGGCCTCCGCCAGAAAGCGCTGGCGGAGATCGACAAGACGCGCTGGGTGCCACACTGGGGCCGCGAGCGGATTCACGGCATGATCGAGAACCGCCCGGACTGGTGCGTGTCGCGCCAGCGTGCGTGGGGCGTGCCGATCACGGTGTTCACCTGCATTGAGTGCGACACCACGCTCACCGACATGGCGGCGTATGAACCGGTCGTTGCGGCGGTGGAAAAAGAGGGCGCGGACTGCTGGTTCGAAAAAGAGGTGAAAGACCTCCTTCCTGCGGGCACGAAGTGCGCCTGCGGGTCGACCGAGTTCAAAAAGGAAATGGATATTCTGGATGTGTGGTTCGACTCCGGCGTCAGCCACGCGGCGGTTTTGGAACCGGACCCGAACCTGCAATGGCCGGCCGACTTGTATCTGGAAGGCAGTGACCAGCACCGCGGCTGGTTCCACAGTTCATTGCTGGAAGCCGTTGCCACGCGCAACGCCGCGCCCTATAAAACCGTACTCACCCACGGCTATGTGGTGGACGGCAAGGGCAAGAAGATGTCGAAGTCGGCGGGCAACGTCATCGCGCCGCAGAAGATCATCGACCAGTACGGAGCGGAAATCCTGCGTCTGTGGGTGGCGTCGGAAAACTACCGCGAGGACATCCGCATCTCCCACGAAATCTTAAAACGCCTCACCGAAGCATACCGGAAGATCCGCAACACGTTCCGGTTCCTGCTCGGCAACCTGAGCGACTTCGACCCGAAAGCCGATCGCGTGCCCATCGACGAGATGGAGGAGATCGATCACTACATTCTGTACCGCTTCAAGAAGGTGAACGAACGCATCCAAAAGGCGTTCGAGGAGTTCGAGTTCCACGTCTTCTACCATACGTTTTATAATTTCTGCATTGTGGACCTGAGCGCGTTCTATCTGGACATCCTGAAGGATCGCCTCTACACCTACCCCAAGACATCGAAGGGACGCCGGTCGGGACAGACCGCGATGTACGATCTGTTGAAAGGCATGGCGCAGATGATGGCGCCGATTCTAAGCTTCACCGCCGACGAGGTGTGGAAGTACATGGCCGACGACGGGAGTAAAGAGGAAAGCGTGCACCTGAGTGTGTTTCCGGACCTGTCCGGGGTGACGTTTTCGGATGAGTTGGCGGCCAAGTGGGAGCGCATCAAGGACCTCAAAGGCGAGGTGAGCAAGGCGCTGGAGTTGCGCCGCCGCGAAAAAGTGATCGGCCATTCGCTGGACGCCTCGGTTCGTATCGCCGCGCCGGAGGCCATGCGGCCGTTTCTGGAAAGCGAGCGCAACGCGTTGAAATTCATCTTCATCGTATCGCAGGTGGAGATGGTGCCGCAGTTGGACGGAGACGCCTACCAGAGCGACGTGATCGAGGGGTTGAAGATCGGGGTCCAACCGGCTCCAGGCAAAAAATGCGAGCGATGCTGGAACTACTTCGTCGAGGCCGAAGCGTCCGGAGAGCATCCCGGCATCTGCCAACGGTGCGCGACCCATCTGGAATCCGCCCAAGCCTGA
- the trpS gene encoding tryptophan--tRNA ligase, with amino-acid sequence MSKKRILSGMQPSGLLHLGNYFGALKNWVSLQDDYECFYFIADWHSLTTLYENPGQIPKFTREVAIDWLAAGLDPEKCTLFVQSRIPEHAELHLILSMIVPVSWLERNPTYKEKQQEVKTVDMSSYGFLGYPVLQTADIVLYNAHYVPVGIDQAPHLELSREIVRRFQHFYKKKVLIEPEAKISEVPKLNGIDGRKMSKSYNNAIYLSDSEKEITKKIQSMLTDPQRLRRNDPGDPDVCNLFPFHKLFSSEEKQAYVDENCRTAGIGCGDCKALLAESMLEGMRPLMERRAELMAKPKEVDEILDEGTERARKVAQNTMRKVKEAMKLK; translated from the coding sequence ATGTCGAAAAAACGCATTTTGAGCGGCATGCAGCCTTCCGGCCTGCTTCACCTGGGCAACTACTTCGGCGCGTTGAAGAACTGGGTGTCCCTGCAGGACGACTATGAGTGTTTCTACTTCATCGCTGACTGGCATTCGCTGACCACGCTGTACGAAAATCCGGGCCAGATTCCCAAGTTCACCCGCGAGGTGGCGATCGACTGGCTGGCGGCGGGGCTGGATCCGGAAAAGTGCACGTTGTTCGTGCAGTCGCGCATCCCGGAACACGCGGAGCTGCACCTGATTCTGTCGATGATCGTGCCGGTGTCGTGGCTGGAACGCAATCCCACTTATAAGGAAAAGCAACAGGAAGTGAAGACGGTGGACATGAGTTCCTACGGCTTCCTCGGCTACCCGGTTCTGCAGACGGCGGACATCGTGCTGTATAACGCGCACTATGTGCCGGTGGGCATCGACCAGGCGCCGCACCTGGAGCTGTCGCGCGAGATCGTGCGCCGCTTCCAGCATTTTTACAAGAAGAAGGTATTGATCGAGCCGGAGGCGAAGATCAGCGAGGTGCCGAAGCTGAACGGCATCGACGGACGCAAGATGAGCAAGAGCTACAACAACGCCATTTACCTCTCCGACTCGGAAAAGGAAATCACCAAAAAAATTCAGTCGATGCTCACCGACCCGCAACGCCTGCGCCGCAATGACCCCGGCGACCCGGACGTGTGCAACCTGTTCCCGTTTCACAAGCTGTTCTCCTCGGAGGAGAAACAGGCGTACGTCGATGAGAACTGCCGGACGGCGGGCATTGGGTGCGGCGACTGCAAGGCCCTGCTCGCCGAGTCCATGCTGGAAGGGATGCGCCCCCTCATGGAACGCCGCGCGGAGCTGATGGCCAAGCCAAAGGAAGTGGATGAGATTCTGGATGAAGGCACCGAGCGTGCCCGCAAGGTGGCACAGAACACCATGCGTAAAGTGAAGGAAGCGATGAAACTGAAATGA
- a CDS encoding site-2 protease family protein, with product MESLQFYLFFTVIILFSLTVHEYSHGRVAYFLGDNTAKRLGRLTFNPIKHLDFFGVLCFYFLGFGWAKPVPVDGRNFENPQRDMMYVAAAGPASNLILAFIFGFLVRVTPPEQNLFLFAMLCYALYINVALAIFNLLPIFPLDGASVLKGLVSREMAVKLALFDRYSGFVLLGIFLLDYFAQTGIILGILRLPMGFMVEFFTQEAFPYVKQIIRFL from the coding sequence TTGGAAAGCCTTCAGTTTTACCTGTTTTTCACCGTCATCATTCTGTTTTCGTTGACCGTGCACGAGTACTCCCACGGCCGGGTAGCCTATTTTTTAGGCGACAACACGGCGAAGCGGCTGGGGCGGCTCACGTTCAATCCGATCAAGCACCTCGACTTCTTCGGCGTCCTCTGTTTTTATTTTCTGGGATTCGGCTGGGCCAAGCCGGTGCCGGTGGATGGACGCAATTTTGAGAATCCCCAACGCGACATGATGTACGTGGCGGCGGCGGGTCCGGCTTCCAACCTGATCCTCGCCTTCATCTTCGGGTTCCTAGTGCGGGTCACGCCGCCGGAGCAGAACCTGTTTCTGTTCGCCATGCTGTGCTACGCGCTCTACATCAATGTGGCGCTGGCGATCTTCAACCTCCTCCCCATTTTTCCGCTGGACGGGGCGAGCGTGCTCAAGGGTTTGGTCTCGCGGGAGATGGCGGTGAAGCTGGCGCTGTTCGACCGCTACAGCGGGTTCGTCCTGCTCGGCATCTTCCTTTTGGATTATTTCGCGCAGACCGGGATAATTTTGGGTATTCTTAGACTCCCTATGGGGTTTATGGTAGAGTTTTTTACCCAAGAGGCGTTTCCCTATGTAAAACAGATCATTCGCTTCCTTTAA
- a CDS encoding MinD/ParA family ATP-binding protein: MSILTTKHSSQIIAVGGGKGGVGKSVIATNLAVAMALTGQKVVLVDGDFGASNLHALVGISNPRYGFRDFFVHDGIEDDPSPLLQETGLVNLKFLSTSGSLPGSADINQKQQNRVMNVLRNLKTDAVCIDLGPGTGFHTVDFFNLADRQVAVSTPEMTSITNTFHYIKSALFRRISQEFKANAEIQHALDFSRNPEVSEDCFEIDQLRAKIKESDPDSLEAVNDIIRTFSPGLVINRVRGKRDIMAGDTLCKLVKKYLDVDAQYLGYVVDSEEVRGSIDDMVPFLIKDPASKPSENIRQVLSNLTHTDLHMVKKNGSMFVSLEIKLKSGWDR; the protein is encoded by the coding sequence GTGAGCATTTTGACCACGAAGCATTCCAGTCAAATCATCGCCGTCGGCGGCGGCAAGGGCGGCGTCGGCAAAAGCGTGATCGCCACCAACCTGGCGGTGGCCATGGCGCTCACCGGGCAGAAGGTGGTGCTGGTGGACGGCGACTTCGGCGCCTCCAACCTGCACGCGCTGGTGGGCATCAGCAATCCCCGCTACGGCTTCCGCGACTTCTTCGTGCACGACGGCATCGAGGACGACCCTTCTCCCCTGCTCCAGGAAACCGGGCTGGTGAACCTGAAGTTCCTGAGCACGTCGGGAAGCCTGCCGGGCAGTGCGGACATCAACCAGAAACAGCAGAACCGCGTCATGAACGTGCTCCGCAACCTGAAGACGGATGCGGTGTGCATCGACCTCGGTCCGGGCACGGGATTCCATACGGTGGACTTTTTCAACCTCGCCGACCGGCAGGTGGCGGTGTCCACGCCGGAGATGACGTCCATCACCAACACGTTCCATTACATTAAGTCGGCCCTGTTCCGCCGCATCAGCCAGGAGTTCAAGGCCAATGCCGAAATCCAGCACGCGCTCGACTTCTCCAGGAACCCGGAGGTGAGCGAGGACTGTTTCGAGATCGACCAGCTCCGCGCCAAAATAAAGGAGAGCGATCCCGATTCGCTGGAGGCGGTGAACGATATCATCCGCACCTTCTCGCCGGGACTGGTCATCAACCGCGTGCGCGGCAAGCGCGACATCATGGCAGGCGACACCCTTTGCAAGCTCGTCAAAAAATACCTCGACGTGGACGCGCAGTATCTCGGCTACGTGGTGGACAGCGAAGAGGTGCGCGGCTCCATCGATGACATGGTGCCGTTCCTCATCAAAGACCCGGCCAGCAAACCCTCGGAAAACATCCGCCAGGTACTGAGCAACCTGACCCACACGGACCTGCACATGGTCAAGAAAAACGGCTCGATGTTCGTGTCGCTGGAGATCAAGCTGAAGTCCGGCTGGGACCGCTGA
- a CDS encoding alpha/beta hydrolase, with protein MTMQYQNQTWLGKKVIIGQTSINPSKPVNVLIGFHGAESTPENMLIHGNRLQLTNTVTIYPEGPVDAGNGVWSWWLDGPRQKEAVQQFLDFTAGMVDETHRFMKKQSVANGFHTCLWGFSQGGAASLVYALMGKHPVHKVASICGFLPELPEVTTQNGATQILGIFGANDDVVPSFLAEHALDEMQSRGHTLTAKETPQGHEVSAENIQDLIRFFEA; from the coding sequence ATGACCATGCAATACCAGAACCAGACCTGGCTGGGAAAGAAAGTCATCATCGGCCAGACTTCCATAAATCCCTCCAAACCGGTGAACGTACTCATCGGTTTCCACGGCGCCGAATCCACACCGGAAAATATGTTGATCCATGGCAACCGCCTGCAATTGACCAACACCGTCACCATCTATCCGGAAGGACCAGTGGACGCGGGCAACGGCGTGTGGAGTTGGTGGCTGGATGGTCCCCGGCAGAAGGAAGCGGTCCAGCAGTTTCTGGACTTCACCGCCGGCATGGTGGACGAAACCCACCGCTTCATGAAAAAGCAGAGCGTCGCCAACGGATTCCACACCTGCCTGTGGGGATTTTCGCAGGGCGGTGCGGCGTCGCTGGTGTACGCACTGATGGGCAAACACCCCGTGCACAAGGTGGCGTCCATCTGCGGCTTCCTGCCGGAGTTGCCGGAGGTTACCACTCAAAACGGCGCGACACAGATCCTCGGCATCTTCGGGGCCAACGACGACGTGGTACCGTCTTTCCTCGCCGAACACGCGCTGGACGAGATGCAAAGCCGCGGCCATACCCTGACCGCAAAGGAAACTCCGCAGGGGCACGAGGTGAGCGCGGAGAACATCCAGGACCTGATCCGCTTCTTCGAAGCCTGA
- a CDS encoding ABC transporter substrate-binding protein, which produces MTARPANNRFPKPSLYPPLVAIGSSFRSVCAVLCLLALLVFANPSWGADSNKAPQRIISMSPSITEFLFELGVGDRVVGVTNFCKHPPEACTRTKIGSLLHPSVERWITLNPDLIIHQATSHTLKNNAVNLHIRTLAVEMQTLDQIFESVRKMGKALQIEERAEQWINRVQSGIDTYRQKLKGHAPKSALLILGDSNEPGRSLYAVGPSSFLGELFALAGGKNIVTDTIAPYPKINKEYIIQQSPQVIIEAGPAMNMSVEEKAARLKEWRRFSTIRAVSENNIHFIGADYILIPGPRLLSILDDFARALHPEVFGAPRESSTQGGQG; this is translated from the coding sequence ATGACCGCGCGCCCGGCAAACAATCGCTTTCCCAAGCCATCACTGTATCCACCGCTCGTTGCGATCGGAAGCTCATTCCGAAGCGTCTGTGCGGTGTTGTGCCTGCTCGCCTTGCTGGTGTTTGCGAATCCGTCGTGGGGGGCGGATTCCAATAAAGCACCCCAGCGCATCATCTCCATGTCGCCGTCCATCACCGAGTTTCTGTTCGAACTGGGCGTGGGCGACCGCGTGGTCGGCGTCACCAATTTCTGCAAACACCCGCCGGAAGCCTGCACCCGCACGAAAATCGGCAGTCTCCTGCATCCCAGTGTCGAACGTTGGATCACGTTGAATCCGGACCTCATCATCCACCAGGCCACCAGCCACACGCTGAAGAACAACGCGGTGAATCTCCACATCCGCACGCTCGCCGTCGAGATGCAGACCCTCGACCAGATTTTCGAATCGGTGCGAAAGATGGGAAAGGCTTTGCAGATTGAGGAGCGCGCCGAGCAGTGGATCAACCGGGTTCAATCCGGGATCGATACATACCGTCAAAAATTGAAAGGACACGCGCCCAAGTCCGCCCTGCTGATCCTCGGAGACAGCAATGAACCCGGCCGCAGTCTGTATGCCGTCGGCCCCAGTTCTTTTCTGGGTGAACTGTTTGCCCTGGCGGGGGGAAAAAACATCGTCACCGACACCATCGCCCCCTACCCCAAGATCAACAAGGAATACATCATCCAGCAATCGCCGCAGGTCATCATCGAAGCCGGACCGGCCATGAACATGAGCGTGGAGGAGAAGGCGGCGCGGCTTAAAGAGTGGCGGCGCTTTTCCACCATCCGCGCCGTCTCCGAAAACAACATCCATTTCATCGGCGCCGACTACATCCTCATCCCCGGCCCGCGCCTTTTGAGTATTCTCGACGACTTCGCCCGCGCCCTGCATCCGGAGGTATTCGGGGCACCGAGGGAGTCTTCCACACAGGGAGGACAGGGATGA
- a CDS encoding heme ABC transporter ATP-binding protein, with the protein MPTATQPLLRAEGISFAYDKDPVVREVSLDISSGEFVGIIGPNGSGKSTLLKLMAGILEPDSQRVLFRGRDIQSCNRKQLAQSIAWIPQEHHMPFPFKVSEVVMMGRHPYLSAFTFEGENDFEIVRRALEQTQTSVFAERLFNEISGGEKQRVMLASAIAQEPEAMLLDEPTSALDLKYQVELLKILNDLNRRQNVTITVAMHDLHLASKYCRRLVLLKQGRVIKDGTPADVLQKSILEEVYEIGVNIYRDEADGSFLISPEGT; encoded by the coding sequence ATGCCCACCGCCACCCAACCGCTCCTGCGCGCCGAGGGCATTTCGTTCGCCTACGACAAAGACCCCGTCGTGCGCGAGGTGTCGCTGGACATTTCTTCCGGCGAATTCGTCGGCATCATCGGGCCCAACGGTTCCGGCAAATCCACCCTGCTCAAACTCATGGCGGGCATCCTGGAACCGGACAGCCAGCGCGTGCTGTTTCGCGGCCGCGACATCCAGTCCTGCAACCGCAAGCAATTGGCGCAGTCCATCGCCTGGATTCCGCAGGAGCACCATATGCCATTCCCGTTCAAGGTGAGCGAAGTGGTGATGATGGGACGACATCCGTATCTCTCCGCGTTCACCTTCGAGGGAGAAAATGATTTCGAGATCGTCCGTCGCGCTCTGGAACAGACGCAGACGTCGGTGTTTGCCGAGCGGCTGTTCAACGAAATCAGCGGCGGTGAAAAACAGCGCGTCATGCTGGCCAGCGCCATCGCCCAGGAACCGGAAGCGATGCTGTTGGACGAACCGACGAGCGCGCTCGATCTCAAGTACCAGGTGGAACTGCTGAAAATTCTGAACGACCTCAACCGCAGGCAAAACGTCACCATCACCGTCGCCATGCACGACCTGCACCTCGCCTCAAAATACTGCCGCCGCCTCGTATTGCTGAAACAGGGCCGTGTGATCAAGGACGGCACACCGGCGGACGTTTTGCAGAAATCCATTCTGGAGGAGGTGTACGAGATCGGCGTCAACATCTATCGCGATGAGGCCGACGGCAGCTTCCTGATTTCTCCGGAGGGTACGTGA
- a CDS encoding FecCD family ABC transporter permease, whose translation MLTNTHGLTPRRYVQVVTAFFLFFLLILGIAPLIGPTSVDLMKALSRDIPFAENVDANILFIARFPRILLGALTGGALAISGAVLQALLRNDLAAPFTLGISSGASLGAVVAIALNLNFMFLGFSSVPIAAFLGALGAMFLVFSLVKTRHGDFPTGVLLLAGVTANFFFASLVMFIHYLSDFTQSFQIVRWMMGGLDITSYETVWSILPLVLIGLAGLLYIARDLNLISAGVHSAQSRGVDVKRTQKLAFVLASLTTGTVVATSGPIGFVGLIVPHMVRLVIGPDLRLLIPASFFFGASFLVLCDSFGRTFIAPVEIPVGVITALLGGPFFVWLLKRQR comes from the coding sequence ATGCTGACCAACACGCATGGACTCACGCCCCGCCGCTACGTGCAGGTGGTCACCGCGTTCTTCCTGTTCTTCCTCCTGATACTGGGAATCGCACCACTGATTGGCCCCACCAGCGTCGATCTGATGAAGGCGCTGTCGCGCGACATCCCGTTCGCCGAGAACGTGGACGCCAATATTTTATTCATCGCGCGTTTTCCGCGCATCCTGCTGGGTGCGTTGACCGGCGGGGCGCTCGCCATCTCCGGCGCGGTTTTGCAGGCGTTGTTGCGCAACGACCTCGCCGCGCCGTTCACGCTGGGCATCTCCAGCGGCGCCTCCCTGGGAGCGGTCGTCGCCATTGCGCTCAATCTCAACTTCATGTTCCTCGGCTTCTCGTCGGTGCCCATCGCCGCATTCCTTGGTGCACTGGGAGCGATGTTCCTCGTGTTCAGCCTGGTCAAGACGCGGCACGGCGATTTCCCCACGGGTGTTCTTCTGCTCGCCGGGGTGACGGCGAATTTCTTTTTCGCCTCGCTCGTCATGTTCATCCATTACCTGTCCGACTTCACACAATCGTTCCAGATCGTGCGCTGGATGATGGGTGGGCTCGACATCACCAGCTACGAAACCGTGTGGTCAATCCTGCCCCTGGTGCTGATCGGGCTGGCCGGACTGCTCTACATCGCGCGCGACCTCAATCTCATCAGCGCCGGCGTCCATTCAGCACAGAGCCGGGGCGTGGATGTGAAACGCACGCAGAAGCTGGCGTTCGTGCTGGCCTCCCTGACCACCGGCACGGTGGTGGCGACCAGCGGACCCATCGGTTTCGTCGGGCTCATCGTGCCGCACATGGTGCGGCTGGTGATCGGCCCCGACCTGCGCCTGCTCATCCCGGCATCGTTTTTCTTCGGCGCCAGTTTTCTGGTTCTGTGCGATTCGTTCGGACGCACGTTCATCGCGCCGGTGGAGATTCCCGTCGGCGTCATCACCGCTCTGTTGGGCGGGCCATTCTTCGTTTGGTTGTTAAAACGGCAGAGGTGA